A window from Falco naumanni isolate bFalNau1 chromosome 3, bFalNau1.pat, whole genome shotgun sequence encodes these proteins:
- the CD226 gene encoding LOW QUALITY PROTEIN: CD226 antigen (The sequence of the model RefSeq protein was modified relative to this genomic sequence to represent the inferred CDS: inserted 1 base in 1 codon) gives MEGNHVDSTGKFTEKVKLECIRPKKAVIIQTSWMKLNVTHKENLAVLHPIYGIHIEGKYNGRLYFENAXREDRSLSFIKSSLECVGLYLCSIVPYPDGAWEKVIEIIQPAFEQIIRRLSAHTSICAQLQPLQTSVARSRRASLYRCSRARGKYPFRLLRCLQDRTQLLRRPWLPDSAIGSPGPDSAIGHKVINPVFTKPGGNIAFTCPYKIGHSAQQVIWDRIKADQVDIIVLCSSSGKQCFGSVFKEYTLLGCSDQANTMIVIQNVTASDIAMYHCVATGRSKTYVMTTWDHKWFFIYIAGGISADVLLIVFPLTCITTAYCKNLITVIEDPVFMEHGRREESLLWQRGDLRQLQKSHTNPRKNH, from the exons ATGGAAGGAAATCATGTGGATTCAACTGGAAAATTTACTGAGAAGGTGAAACTGGAATGCATACGTCcaaaaaaagctgtaataatTCAGACATCCTGGATGAAACTTAATGTAACTCACAAAGAAAATCTAGCTGTCTTGCATCCAATCTATGGCATACATATCGAAGGCAAATACAATGGAAGACTTTATTTTGAGAATG TCAGGGAGGACAGATCCTTATCCTTCATCAAGAGCTCTTTGGAGTGTGTTGGTCTTTACCTTTGTTCTATTGTGCCTTACCCAGATGGAGCTTGGGAAAAGGTAATAGAAATTATTCAGCCAG cattcgAGCAAATTATACGCCGCTTGTCTGCTCATACCTCTATTTGTGCACAATTGCAGCCTTTGCAGACTTCGGTGGCGCGTAGCAGGCGGGCCAGCCTCTataggtgctcccgggcgcggggaaAATATCCCTTtcgcctcctgcgctgcttacAGGACCGCACTCAACTTCTCCGCCGACCGTGGCTCCCGGACTCCGCTATCGGGTCGCCGGGTCCGGACTCCGCTATCGG ACACAAAGTAATCAATCCTGTGTTTACCAAGCCTGGAGGAAACATTGCTTTTACTTGCCCTTATAAAATTGGACATTCAGCGCAGCAAGTGATATGGGATAGGATTAAAGCAGATCAGGTAGATATCATTGTTCTGTGCAGCTCCTCAGGAAAGCAATGCTTTGGTTCAGTTTTCAAGGAGTATACACTGCTGGGTTGCTCTGATCAGGCAAACACCATGATTGTCATTCAAAATGTTACAGCTTCTGACATTGCAATGTACCACTGCGTAGCTACTGGAAGAAGCAAAACCTATGTGATGA CAACTTGGGATCACAAATGGTTTTTTATCTACATAGCTGGAGGAATTTCTGCTGATGTCTTACTGATAGTCTTTCCACTGACCTGCATCACCACTGCTTATTGCAAAAA CCTGATAACTGTTATAGAAGATCCAGTTTTCATGGAACATGGAAGAAGAGAGGAATCATTACTCTGGCAGAGAGGAGATTTACGACAACTGCAGAAATCTCacacaaacccaagaaaaaatcATTAG